Proteins found in one Microtus pennsylvanicus isolate mMicPen1 chromosome 14, mMicPen1.hap1, whole genome shotgun sequence genomic segment:
- the LOC142834780 gene encoding large ribosomal subunit protein eL39, translated as MSSHKTFRIKRFLAKKQKQNRPIPQWIRMKTGNKIRYNSKRRHWRRTKLGL; from the coding sequence ATGTCTTCTCACAAGACTTTCAGAATCAAGCGATTCCTGgctaagaaacaaaagcaaaatcgtCCTATTCCTCAGTGGATTCGGATGAAAACTGGCAACAAAATCAGGTACAACTCCAAGAGAAGACACTGGAGGAGAACGAAGCTGGGTCTGTAA